One Sphingomonas sp. BT-65 genomic window carries:
- a CDS encoding transposase — protein MLYVLGVGCPWRDMHERYGKWNSVYVRFRRCAEQGVWDALLKTLVDLALTNDWQHMIDSTTVRGHASAAAEKGMLRRLLAITRRLYEQIHARCDNQGLPIGFTDRWRGIGLHGLRRPDGPAVTQAQRGCSPTRATMTTGFGKKPAHAWHPARYPARLTEARPPSRLSPLQRSQPHRAHASKLKQQRRIATRYDKPASRSKASSTSPTLAYGSSLLSTRSGP, from the coding sequence ATGCTCTATGTCTTGGGGGTTGGCTGCCCTTGGCGCGACATGCATGAGCGCTACGGTAAGTGGAACTCCGTCTATGTGCGGTTCCGGCGCTGCGCCGAGCAAGGCGTCTGGGATGCACTGCTGAAAACGCTGGTCGACCTGGCACTGACCAACGACTGGCAGCACATGATCGACAGCACTACGGTTCGCGGCCATGCTTCGGCGGCGGCGGAAAAGGGGATGTTGCGCAGGCTTTTGGCGATCACGCGGCGGCTTTACGAGCAAATCCACGCCCGCTGCGACAATCAAGGACTGCCTATCGGCTTCACTGACCGGTGGCGAGGCATCGGACTACACGGCCTCAGACGGCCTGATGGCCCTGCCGTTACCCAAGCCCAAAGGGGGTGCTCGCCGACAAGGGCTACGATGACGACAGGTTTCGGGAAAAAACCTGCTCATGCGTGGCATCCTGCCCGTTATCCCGCGCGCTTGACCGAAGCGCGCCCTCCGTCCCGATTATCGCCGCTGCAAAGATCGCAACCGCATCGAGCGCATGCTAGCAAGCTCAAACAGCAACGCCGTATTGCCACGCGTTACGACAAGCCAGCCTCTCGTTCGAAAGCTTCCTCAACCTCGCCGACGCTCGCCTATGGCTCAAGTCTTTTGTCAACGCGGTCTGGCCCGTGA